A stretch of Paracoccus seriniphilus DNA encodes these proteins:
- a CDS encoding alpha/beta fold hydrolase — MSIAAVLAVLGSPVLAQDAGIPSQEGWVGAKQTVTLDSGLEVAYVEIGNSDEQPVLLLHGYTDNSRSWSLLAPYLGGRHLVAMDLRGHGNSGASDCCYGLDVLADDVNDFMGKIGLDKADVVGHSLGSMTAATLAAYYPERVDELVLVSTSAYMPEEATSWLWENVPAMTRPVDPESEFMMNWYWNPTPVDEDFLGRERAESAAASEATWMGVLRGLTLTDWSKMASQIKAPTLILWGDQDGFFGAESQAHMHDIMPDAKRITYEGHGHNMFWEIPEQVGSDITEFLND, encoded by the coding sequence ATGTCGATAGCGGCGGTTCTTGCGGTCCTGGGGTCACCGGTTCTGGCTCAGGACGCGGGGATTCCGTCGCAAGAGGGTTGGGTCGGTGCAAAGCAGACCGTCACGCTCGATAGCGGACTTGAGGTCGCCTATGTCGAGATTGGAAATTCGGATGAACAGCCCGTGTTGCTGTTGCACGGCTATACCGACAATTCGCGAAGCTGGTCCTTGCTTGCCCCCTATCTTGGAGGTCGTCACCTCGTCGCCATGGATCTGCGCGGGCATGGTAACTCGGGGGCATCCGACTGCTGCTATGGGCTGGATGTGCTTGCGGATGACGTCAACGATTTCATGGGCAAGATCGGATTGGACAAAGCCGATGTCGTCGGTCACTCATTGGGTTCGATGACCGCTGCGACGCTGGCGGCCTATTATCCCGAACGTGTCGATGAACTCGTGCTGGTTTCAACCTCGGCCTATATGCCCGAGGAGGCAACGAGCTGGTTGTGGGAGAACGTGCCGGCGATGACGCGACCGGTTGATCCCGAAAGCGAGTTCATGATGAACTGGTATTGGAATCCGACCCCGGTCGACGAGGATTTTCTTGGCCGCGAGCGCGCGGAAAGCGCCGCTGCAAGTGAAGCCACCTGGATGGGCGTTCTGCGTGGCCTGACCCTGACCGACTGGTCGAAGATGGCCAGCCAGATCAAGGCACCGACATTGATCCTCTGGGGCGATCAGGACGGGTTCTTCGGCGCGGAAAGTCAGGCGCATATGCACGACATCATGCCTGACGCCAAGCGCATCACCTATGAAGGTCATGGGCACAACATGTTCTGGGAAATTCCCGAGCAGGTCGGATCAGATATCACCGAGTTCCTGAACGACTAG
- a CDS encoding isoaspartyl peptidase/L-asparaginase family protein, with amino-acid sequence MPQSHIPVIALHGGAGTILPSKITPEQETALHAALHACLKAGLDLLQQGASALDAVTASVTALEDDPLFNAGRGAVFTSDLTHEMDAAVMDGATRDCGAIAGICGPRHPVLAARAVMEKSEHVLLTGNGAARFCATADLEMKPAAWFGTDNRRAAAEAELERRRLNLPDDGDPARKHGTVGAVACDSRGHLAAATSTGGMTAKLPGRVGDSPVIGAGTWADDETLAMSATGHGEYFIRWAAGHEIDARMRWAGQSLKQAAGDVVAELGGRGGSGGLVAVDRHGNLTLPFNSPGMYRAWCGRDGQIHTGIYGGQDQGTVDA; translated from the coding sequence TTGCCCCAATCCCATATTCCCGTCATTGCGCTTCACGGTGGAGCCGGCACCATCCTGCCCAGCAAGATCACGCCTGAACAAGAGACCGCGCTGCATGCGGCACTGCATGCCTGTCTGAAGGCGGGCCTTGATCTGCTGCAACAGGGTGCGTCGGCACTGGATGCGGTGACGGCCAGCGTCACGGCGTTGGAGGATGATCCACTGTTCAATGCCGGTCGTGGCGCGGTGTTCACCTCGGACCTGACGCATGAAATGGACGCTGCCGTCATGGATGGCGCGACACGTGACTGCGGGGCGATCGCCGGGATCTGCGGCCCTCGCCATCCGGTTCTGGCGGCCCGTGCGGTGATGGAGAAAAGCGAACATGTCCTGCTGACCGGCAATGGGGCGGCACGGTTTTGTGCCACCGCTGATCTGGAAATGAAGCCCGCCGCCTGGTTCGGCACCGACAACCGTCGTGCGGCTGCCGAGGCCGAGCTGGAACGTCGCCGCCTGAACCTGCCCGATGACGGCGATCCGGCCCGCAAGCATGGCACGGTCGGTGCCGTCGCCTGTGACAGCCGGGGCCATCTGGCCGCGGCGACCTCGACCGGGGGCATGACCGCCAAGCTTCCGGGGCGGGTCGGCGACAGCCCGGTGATCGGTGCGGGCACATGGGCCGATGACGAGACCCTGGCAATGTCCGCCACCGGGCATGGCGAATATTTCATCCGATGGGCAGCCGGACATGAGATCGACGCGCGGATGCGTTGGGCCGGCCAGTCGCTGAAACAGGCTGCGGGAGATGTCGTCGCCGAACTGGGCGGGCGCGGCGGTTCGGGCGGTCTGGTGGCCGTGGATCGTCACGGAAACCTGACGCTGCCCTTCAACAGTCCGGGCATGTATCGCGCCTGGTGCGGGCGGGACGGGCAGATTCATACCGGCATTTATGGCGGTCAGGATCAGGGGACTGTCGACGCATGA
- a CDS encoding M55 family metallopeptidase encodes MRVYISADIEGVAGVVSPAQCQAGHAEYEKARVLMTHEVNAVVEGLLEGGAAEILVNDSHGPMTNLLPDLLHPAADLVLGKPKPMNMACGLDAGFDLFCMIGHHSRASGGGVLSHTTNGFAFHEIRINGVPSGEPAIYGAYAAELGVPVGLISGDDRTQSENRSLFPQAQFAVVKHAIGERAARQLSVARARALLRESARVAASRGDYAAPPVPQGPFRAEFVVSRAVLADQFEVLPPAIRVDPMTVAFDCATMAEVIGWMTALSAMSFAVR; translated from the coding sequence ATGCGCGTTTACATTTCCGCCGATATCGAAGGCGTCGCCGGCGTGGTCTCTCCGGCGCAATGTCAGGCGGGCCATGCCGAATATGAAAAGGCGCGGGTGCTGATGACCCATGAGGTCAATGCCGTCGTCGAAGGCCTGCTCGAGGGCGGAGCCGCGGAGATTCTGGTCAATGACTCTCACGGGCCGATGACCAATTTGCTGCCTGATCTGCTGCATCCGGCGGCGGATCTTGTTCTGGGCAAGCCCAAGCCGATGAATATGGCCTGCGGGCTGGATGCGGGCTTTGATCTGTTCTGCATGATCGGCCATCATTCGCGCGCCAGTGGTGGTGGCGTCCTGTCACACACCACCAATGGTTTTGCCTTTCACGAGATCCGCATCAATGGCGTCCCCAGTGGCGAGCCGGCAATTTATGGTGCCTATGCGGCCGAGCTTGGCGTGCCGGTCGGCCTGATCTCGGGCGATGACCGCACGCAAAGCGAAAACCGGTCGCTGTTCCCCCAGGCGCAATTCGCCGTCGTGAAACATGCGATTGGCGAACGCGCGGCGCGCCAGCTTTCGGTTGCTCGTGCGCGCGCGTTGCTGCGCGAATCCGCGCGGGTTGCCGCCAGCCGCGGTGACTATGCGGCCCCCCCGGTCCCGCAAGGTCCGTTTCGTGCCGAATTCGTCGTCTCGCGCGCGGTGCTGGCCGATCAGTTCGAGGTGCTGCCGCCCGCCATTCGCGTCGACCCGATGACCGTTGCCTTCGATTGCGCCACGATGGCCGAAGTCATCGGTTGGATGACGGCGCTTTCCGCGATGAGCTTCGCCGTTCGCTAA
- a CDS encoding ABC transporter permease subunit, with amino-acid sequence MSTLSTNTDTVGKTRKPLAEFWRRFLRQKVALVALGFLILLIGAAVFAPWIAPYDPSAPDYVNVLQGPSAQHWAGTDTYGRDIFSRIIWGARISLAVGFLSVTLGAIGGVGLGIIAGFYGGWVDSVVMRISDLLLAFPGILLAIAVIAILGPGITNVIYAVAIFSVPVFARLARGTTLQLKQAVYVDAARAVGVADRVIMIRHILPGTLPNVIVYFSMRIGTSILTAAALSFIGLGAQPPSPEWGAMLADGRTYMGVADHLTLFPGLAIFLTVLGFNLLGDGLRDALDPKLRSL; translated from the coding sequence ATGAGCACGCTCAGCACGAACACGGATACGGTCGGCAAGACACGCAAGCCTCTGGCCGAGTTCTGGCGCCGCTTCCTGCGCCAGAAGGTGGCGCTGGTCGCGCTGGGATTCCTCATCCTGCTGATCGGGGCGGCGGTCTTTGCGCCATGGATTGCGCCCTATGACCCGTCAGCGCCCGATTACGTCAATGTCCTGCAAGGCCCCAGTGCGCAGCATTGGGCGGGCACCGATACCTATGGACGCGACATCTTCAGCCGGATCATCTGGGGCGCGCGGATTTCGCTGGCGGTCGGCTTCCTGTCGGTGACACTGGGCGCGATCGGCGGAGTCGGCCTTGGCATCATCGCGGGTTTCTATGGCGGCTGGGTCGACAGTGTGGTGATGCGGATCAGCGACCTGCTGCTGGCCTTCCCCGGAATCTTGTTGGCCATTGCGGTCATTGCCATTCTGGGGCCGGGGATCACCAATGTCATCTATGCGGTGGCGATCTTCTCGGTTCCGGTCTTCGCGCGACTGGCGCGGGGGACGACGCTGCAGCTGAAGCAGGCGGTCTATGTGGATGCGGCCCGCGCGGTGGGCGTGGCTGATCGTGTCATCATGATCCGTCATATCCTGCCTGGCACGCTGCCCAATGTGATCGTTTATTTTTCGATGCGGATCGGCACCTCGATCCTGACGGCGGCAGCACTGTCCTTCATCGGGCTGGGCGCGCAGCCTCCCTCGCCTGAATGGGGCGCCATGCTGGCCGACGGACGCACCTATATGGGCGTGGCCGATCACCTGACCCTGTTTCCCGGTCTTGCGATCTTCCTGACGGTCCTGGGCTTCAATCTGCTGGGCGACGGGTTGCGCGACGCGCTGGATCCCAAGCTGCGCTCACTATAG
- the gsiC gene encoding glutathione ABC transporter permease GsiC, which yields MLSFLIKRLLGMIPVVLMVMVAVFAFVHMLPGDPARLVAGPEATAQDVAAVRSALGLDKPLPQQFLTYVNNTIHGDFGLSLKTRRPVVEEIGMRLMPTVWLTLFAMIWSVAIGLLIGVVSAVKRGRWPDYGGMILAVSGISFPPFWLGLLLINLFSVRLGWLPTGGYGTWQHFLMPSFTLGLGVAAVMARFTRSAFIEIAREDYVRTARAKGVPERSVIWRHSLRNALIPIITMVGLQFGFLLGGSIVIESVFAWPGVGRLLVDSVSYRDYPVIQALVLMFSLQFIFINLLVDILYVFANPEIRYQ from the coding sequence ATGCTATCCTTTCTGATCAAACGATTGCTGGGCATGATCCCTGTGGTGCTGATGGTGATGGTCGCCGTCTTTGCCTTTGTGCACATGTTGCCCGGTGATCCCGCGCGGCTGGTGGCCGGTCCCGAAGCGACAGCGCAGGATGTCGCCGCCGTGCGCAGTGCGCTGGGGTTGGACAAGCCTCTGCCGCAACAATTCCTGACCTATGTGAACAATACCATTCATGGGGATTTCGGCCTCTCGCTGAAAACCCGCCGCCCGGTGGTCGAAGAGATCGGCATGCGGCTGATGCCGACGGTCTGGCTGACACTGTTCGCCATGATCTGGTCGGTCGCCATCGGACTGTTGATCGGGGTGGTCTCGGCGGTGAAGCGCGGACGATGGCCCGATTACGGAGGCATGATCCTGGCGGTGTCGGGAATTTCCTTCCCGCCCTTCTGGCTGGGGCTGTTGCTGATCAACCTGTTCTCGGTACGGCTGGGCTGGTTGCCGACGGGCGGCTATGGCACCTGGCAGCATTTCCTCATGCCCTCATTCACACTTGGTCTTGGGGTGGCGGCTGTAATGGCGCGCTTTACCCGTTCGGCCTTTATCGAAATTGCCCGCGAAGATTACGTCCGAACGGCGCGCGCCAAGGGCGTGCCGGAACGCTCGGTCATCTGGCGTCATTCCCTGCGCAATGCGCTGATCCCTATCATCACCATGGTCGGCCTGCAGTTCGGCTTCTTGTTGGGCGGCTCGATCGTCATCGAAAGCGTGTTCGCCTGGCCGGGTGTGGGACGCCTGCTGGTCGATTCCGTCAGCTATCGCGACTATCCGGTGATTCAGGCGCTGGTTCTGATGTTCTCGCTTCAGTTCATCTTTATCAACTTGCTGGTTGATATCCTTTATGTTTTTGCCAATCCGGAGATCCGCTACCAATGA
- a CDS encoding glutathione ABC transporter substrate-binding protein: MTLKSLLLSSALGVAMLVPGLASAKDLTVAIQNNLTGLDPTNVNDTLSQTSLRLIYQGLFGFDKDMKLVPLLAESYESNADATEFTIKLREGVKFHDGTDFNAEAVKINLDRLRNPDNNLSRRSLVSMINMVEVVDDLTVRLVLDAPFGAMIASLAHPGAMIISPAALEKYGDEINRHPVGTGAFVFDNWAADTLTVTRNDDYWKGPAKVDRVVIRSVPESGARMAMLQTGEAQFVPNFPPELMQVIEKNPDLKVDISPSIVEYYVAMNNNKEPFGNQKVRQALNHAVDKDAFCQIVFSGLCSPADSIIPKDLSFHVTAGEYEFDLERARELMAEAGYADGFETEIWANSNTESLRAMQFLQQQLAQINVDVNVVPLEAGVAAQRIWSIESAEDAEVQMYYGGWSSSTGDADWGIRPLLLGENAPPSMFNVAYYADEELDAAITGAIGTADPTERAKYYETAQKLAWDGAPWIFLGVADLVAAQTADVTGVHMLPDRGFLLEDAAFTE; the protein is encoded by the coding sequence ATGACTCTGAAATCCCTGCTGCTTTCGTCCGCGCTTGGCGTGGCAATGCTTGTGCCCGGCCTCGCGTCGGCCAAGGATCTGACCGTCGCGATCCAGAACAACCTGACCGGACTGGATCCGACCAATGTCAATGACACGCTGTCGCAAACCTCGCTGCGGCTGATCTATCAGGGGCTGTTCGGCTTCGACAAGGACATGAAACTGGTCCCGCTTCTGGCCGAAAGCTATGAAAGCAATGCCGACGCGACGGAATTCACCATCAAGCTGCGCGAAGGGGTCAAGTTCCACGACGGCACCGATTTCAACGCCGAAGCGGTGAAGATCAACCTGGACCGCCTGCGCAATCCCGACAACAACCTGTCGCGCCGCAGCCTGGTATCGATGATCAATATGGTCGAGGTCGTCGATGATCTCACGGTCAGGCTGGTGCTGGATGCGCCCTTCGGTGCCATGATCGCATCGCTGGCCCATCCCGGGGCCATGATCATCTCTCCTGCGGCACTTGAGAAATATGGCGATGAGATCAACCGCCATCCGGTCGGCACCGGCGCCTTTGTCTTTGACAACTGGGCGGCCGATACGCTGACTGTCACGCGCAATGATGACTATTGGAAAGGTCCGGCCAAGGTCGATCGGGTCGTCATCCGCTCGGTTCCCGAATCGGGGGCACGGATGGCCATGCTGCAGACCGGCGAGGCGCAGTTCGTGCCGAACTTCCCGCCCGAGCTGATGCAGGTGATCGAGAAGAACCCCGATCTGAAGGTCGATATCTCGCCCTCGATCGTCGAATATTATGTTGCCATGAACAACAACAAGGAACCCTTCGGCAACCAGAAGGTCCGGCAGGCGCTGAACCATGCGGTCGACAAGGATGCCTTCTGCCAGATCGTCTTCAGCGGCCTGTGCTCGCCAGCGGATTCGATCATCCCGAAGGATCTGTCTTTCCACGTGACCGCGGGGGAATATGAATTCGATCTGGAGCGTGCCCGCGAACTGATGGCCGAGGCCGGCTATGCGGATGGTTTCGAGACCGAGATCTGGGCAAATTCCAACACGGAATCCCTGCGTGCGATGCAGTTCCTTCAGCAGCAGTTGGCGCAGATCAATGTCGATGTGAATGTCGTTCCGCTGGAGGCAGGTGTTGCCGCTCAGCGCATCTGGTCGATCGAATCCGCCGAGGATGCCGAAGTCCAGATGTATTACGGTGGCTGGTCCTCTTCGACCGGGGATGCCGACTGGGGCATTCGTCCCCTGCTGCTGGGCGAGAACGCCCCGCCCTCGATGTTCAACGTGGCTTACTATGCCGATGAAGAACTGGACGCTGCCATTACCGGCGCGATTGGCACGGCCGATCCCACCGAGCGCGCGAAATACTATGAAACCGCGCAGAAGCTGGCCTGGGATGGCGCTCCGTGGATCTTCCTCGGGGTTGCGGATCTGGTTGCCGCGCAGACGGCGGATGTGACCGGGGTACATATGCTGCCCGACCGCGGCTTCCTGCTGGAAGATGCAGCCTTCACCGAATGA
- a CDS encoding dipeptide ABC transporter ATP-binding protein, producing the protein MTTAPQDGPVPTINVSGLNVEFRGENGVFQAVKDLSFHIHAGETLAVVGESGSGKSVSSLSVMRLIEFGGGRISSGEVRLVGRDGTARDLTSTSLKEMEAIRGNDVAMIFQEPMTSLNPVFTVGEQIAEAVRLHQDCTPAMAREEALRMLEKVRIPDAAKILDRHPHQLSGGMRQRVMIAMALSCKPRLLIADEPTTALDVTIQAQILQLIRLLQEEMGMAVLFITHDMGVVAEVADRVLVMRHGEKVEEGDVRQIFEAPQHPYTRALLAAVPKLGELNGQDLPRPFPQLREGGDYRTAEGFDQYPSQNTVEPGPPVLEARNLVTRFDIRRGLFSRVSGRVHAVENVSFDLRKGETLALVGESGCGKSTTGRTLMMLQEATSGSVQYHGKDIFRLPAQERKAVRRKIQYVFQDPFASLDPRLTVGFSIAEPLITHGLASGRGIDDRVAELLRDVGLRPEHAQRYPYEFSGGQRQRICIARALAGEPDVLITDEAVAALDVSIQAQVINLLMDLQRKRGLSYVFISHDMAVVERVSHRVAVMYLGQIVEIGPRRQIFENPQHPYTRRLLAAVPVASPDARDRQRPLIEGEIPSAMRRVDDPPEVAPLVQVAPGHFVARHAIGSFAAA; encoded by the coding sequence ATGACGACAGCACCACAGGACGGCCCGGTCCCCACAATCAACGTCAGCGGGCTGAACGTCGAGTTCCGGGGCGAGAACGGCGTCTTTCAGGCGGTCAAGGATCTGTCATTTCATATCCATGCCGGAGAGACCCTGGCCGTGGTCGGAGAATCCGGCTCGGGGAAATCGGTCAGTTCGCTGTCGGTAATGCGCCTGATCGAATTCGGAGGCGGACGCATTTCCAGCGGCGAGGTCCGCCTGGTCGGGCGCGACGGAACAGCGCGCGATCTGACGTCGACTTCTCTCAAGGAGATGGAAGCAATCCGCGGCAATGATGTCGCCATGATCTTTCAGGAGCCGATGACCTCGCTGAACCCGGTCTTTACCGTCGGTGAACAGATCGCCGAGGCGGTGCGGCTGCATCAGGATTGCACCCCGGCCATGGCCCGTGAGGAGGCATTGCGGATGCTGGAAAAGGTCCGCATCCCCGACGCCGCGAAGATTCTGGACCGTCATCCCCACCAACTGTCGGGCGGCATGCGCCAGCGGGTGATGATTGCCATGGCACTGTCCTGCAAGCCGCGCCTGCTGATCGCGGATGAGCCGACAACCGCGCTGGATGTGACCATTCAGGCACAGATCCTGCAACTGATCCGCCTGTTGCAGGAAGAGATGGGCATGGCGGTGCTGTTCATCACCCATGACATGGGCGTGGTGGCCGAGGTCGCCGACCGTGTCCTGGTGATGCGTCACGGCGAAAAGGTCGAAGAGGGTGATGTTCGCCAGATCTTCGAGGCTCCACAGCATCCCTATACCCGCGCGTTGCTGGCCGCAGTGCCAAAGCTGGGCGAATTGAACGGACAGGATCTGCCGCGTCCCTTCCCGCAACTGCGCGAGGGGGGCGACTATCGAACGGCAGAGGGATTCGACCAATATCCTTCGCAGAATACGGTCGAGCCGGGTCCGCCGGTTCTCGAGGCGCGCAATCTGGTGACGCGTTTCGACATCCGCCGCGGACTGTTCTCGCGCGTGTCGGGGCGGGTGCATGCGGTGGAAAACGTCAGCTTCGATCTGCGCAAGGGCGAGACGCTGGCCCTGGTGGGGGAATCCGGCTGCGGAAAGTCGACGACCGGACGCACCTTGATGATGTTGCAAGAGGCGACATCGGGCTCGGTGCAATATCATGGCAAGGACATTTTTCGGCTGCCCGCTCAGGAACGCAAGGCGGTGCGCCGCAAGATCCAATATGTCTTTCAGGATCCCTTCGCTTCTCTGGACCCGCGCCTGACGGTGGGCTTCTCGATTGCCGAGCCGCTGATCACCCATGGTCTGGCCTCGGGGCGTGGCATTGATGATCGGGTCGCTGAACTGCTCAGGGATGTCGGGCTTCGCCCCGAACATGCGCAGCGTTATCCCTATGAATTCTCGGGCGGCCAGCGCCAGCGCATCTGTATTGCGCGTGCCCTGGCCGGAGAGCCAGACGTGCTGATCACCGATGAGGCCGTCGCCGCGCTGGATGTGTCGATCCAGGCGCAGGTCATCAATCTGCTGATGGATCTGCAACGCAAGCGCGGCCTGTCCTATGTCTTCATCAGCCATGACATGGCGGTGGTCGAACGGGTCAGCCATCGGGTCGCGGTCATGTATCTGGGGCAGATCGTCGAAATCGGCCCGCGCCGGCAGATCTTTGAAAACCCGCAGCATCCCTATACGCGACGCCTTCTGGCGGCGGTGCCGGTGGCATCGCCCGATGCCCGTGACCGCCAGCGCCCGCTGATCGAGGGAGAAATCCCCAGCGCCATGCGGCGCGTGGACGATCCGCCCGAAGTCGCCCCGCTGGTTCAGGTCGCCCCCGGACATTTCGTGGCCCGACATGCGATCGGCAGTTTCGCGGCGGCCTGA
- a CDS encoding MurR/RpiR family transcriptional regulator, translated as MADLRDLIEAHWAELTPNQQRVGEYALSNPFLVATMGIEDLAEAAAVSAATITRFVRQLGLKNYAEFRAIAVRRYQDLLRPIDNVSRAQQASSAELTEAALASAHDNLDGLSQLLPGQCDALVDRMAGARQVGLLGFGSSALCLTYLRGLTEGFLRNQVLLDGSGGHERMARIIGRMGPGDLLIAMALPRYSIATVEFLRLARASGVPCIGITDRAQSPICPLCDETILLPAAHPVLNSSALAGFGLFELVGALFTARYQSPSEATAMTRLIFPYLYTDEDSSQTPPEDSR; from the coding sequence ATGGCTGATCTGAGGGATCTTATCGAGGCGCATTGGGCAGAGTTGACGCCCAACCAGCAGCGCGTCGGTGAATATGCCCTGTCAAATCCGTTCCTTGTCGCGACCATGGGCATCGAGGACCTGGCCGAGGCCGCGGCGGTATCGGCAGCCACGATCACACGTTTCGTGCGGCAGCTGGGGCTGAAGAACTACGCCGAGTTTCGCGCCATCGCGGTCCGTCGCTATCAGGATCTTCTGCGGCCCATCGACAATGTCAGCCGCGCGCAGCAGGCCTCCAGCGCCGAACTGACCGAAGCTGCGCTTGCCTCGGCGCATGACAATCTGGACGGGCTGTCGCAACTGCTGCCGGGTCAATGCGATGCGCTGGTCGACCGGATGGCCGGTGCCCGCCAGGTCGGCTTGCTGGGCTTTGGCAGCAGTGCGCTGTGCCTGACCTATCTGCGCGGTCTGACCGAGGGGTTCCTGCGCAATCAGGTCCTGCTGGATGGCAGTGGCGGACACGAGCGGATGGCCCGGATCATTGGCCGGATGGGGCCGGGGGACCTGTTGATCGCAATGGCGCTGCCACGCTATTCGATTGCCACGGTGGAATTCCTGCGCCTGGCGCGGGCCTCGGGCGTGCCCTGCATTGGCATTACCGACAGGGCGCAATCGCCGATCTGCCCGCTATGTGACGAGACGATCCTGCTGCCCGCCGCCCATCCGGTTCTGAACAGCTCGGCGCTGGCCGGCTTTGGCCTGTTCGAACTGGTCGGGGCGCTGTTCACTGCCCGTTATCAAAGCCCGTCAGAGGCCACGGCCATGACGCGGCTGATCTTTCCCTATCTCTATACGGACGAGGATTCGTCCCAGACCCCTCCCGAGGATTCGCGATGA
- a CDS encoding P1 family peptidase: MARIRHFAITPGTMPPGPRNAITDVPGVQVGHVTLSSGEVNTGVTAIVPQPGDLFQNKLTAAVEVINGFGKSTGLVQVAELGSLETPILLTNTFGVGTCANALIRHAIAQNPAIGRSASTVNPVVCECNDGVLSDIQAMAVTEADALQAIEAAQSEVAEGSVGAGRGMITFGFKGGIGTASRRVSLQGRKHMLGALVLSNFGKAGDLVLPDGRRPDPRVPREAEKGSIIVVLATDLPVDQRQLSRICRRAGAGIARLGAYYGHGSGDIVLGFTTCNRIPQQPETDVQTIERMSDNRIDRAFRAACEATEEAILNAMTAATAVQGRGGATRPLLVDWLRELPDKQASTAKFENKK, from the coding sequence ATGGCCAGAATACGTCACTTTGCCATCACGCCGGGGACAATGCCGCCGGGACCGCGCAATGCCATCACCGATGTGCCTGGCGTGCAGGTGGGCCATGTCACGCTATCCTCTGGAGAGGTCAATACCGGGGTCACGGCCATCGTGCCCCAGCCCGGCGATCTGTTCCAGAACAAGCTGACCGCCGCGGTCGAGGTGATCAACGGCTTTGGCAAGAGCACCGGGCTGGTGCAGGTTGCCGAACTGGGCAGTCTGGAAACGCCGATCCTGCTGACAAATACCTTCGGGGTCGGCACCTGTGCCAATGCTTTGATCCGCCATGCGATCGCGCAGAATCCGGCGATTGGTCGTTCGGCCTCGACGGTCAATCCGGTCGTCTGCGAATGCAATGACGGCGTGCTGTCGGACATTCAGGCCATGGCAGTGACCGAGGCCGACGCATTGCAGGCCATCGAGGCCGCCCAATCCGAGGTGGCCGAAGGTTCGGTCGGTGCGGGCAGGGGGATGATCACCTTTGGGTTCAAGGGTGGCATCGGCACTGCCTCGCGCAGGGTATCCCTGCAGGGGCGCAAACACATGCTGGGGGCGCTGGTGCTATCGAATTTCGGCAAGGCCGGCGATCTGGTCCTGCCGGACGGACGCAGGCCAGACCCCCGGGTGCCCCGCGAGGCGGAGAAAGGCTCGATCATCGTGGTCCTGGCCACCGATCTGCCGGTGGATCAACGGCAGTTGTCGCGCATCTGCCGTCGCGCAGGTGCGGGGATCGCGCGGTTGGGGGCCTATTACGGGCATGGCAGTGGTGACATCGTTCTGGGTTTCACCACCTGCAACCGGATTCCGCAGCAACCCGAAACCGATGTTCAGACCATCGAACGCATGTCCGACAACCGGATTGACCGGGCATTCCGTGCCGCCTGCGAGGCCACAGAAGAGGCCATTCTGAACGCGATGACGGCAGCGACAGCAGTTCAGGGCCGGGGCGGTGCAACGCGCCCCTTGCTTGTCGATTGGTTGCGCGAACTGCCTGATAAACAGGCATCAACTGCGAAATTTGAAAATAAAAAGTAA
- a CDS encoding D-amino-acid transaminase, with the protein MARQIFLNGTFVAEHEARVPVMDRGLLLGDAIYEVTAMLDGRMIDNDLHLARLQRSLSEVEIAMPMPLDQIAKMQVELVRRNAMRDGTIYMQVSRGVEERNFLPSAGLKPGFLAFTQPKKLDENPAQEHGVQVALYPDPRWDRRDIKTVMLLGQVRVKQQARLDGFDDVWMFEDGCVTEGASSSAFIVTQDGTIVTRPNSTAILPGCTRQSVMALATAHGMRVEEREIALEEISGVAEAFLTSASSLVQPVVRVGQDRIGDGVPGPVTRRLQHLYLDAARRGERVT; encoded by the coding sequence ATGGCGCGGCAGATTTTCTTGAATGGAACCTTCGTTGCGGAACATGAGGCCCGTGTTCCCGTCATGGATCGTGGCTTGCTGCTGGGCGACGCGATCTACGAGGTCACGGCAATGCTGGATGGTCGGATGATCGACAATGATCTGCATCTGGCGCGGCTGCAACGCTCGCTGTCGGAAGTCGAGATCGCCATGCCCATGCCGCTGGACCAGATTGCCAAGATGCAGGTCGAGCTGGTGCGCCGCAATGCGATGAGGGATGGCACCATCTACATGCAGGTCTCCCGTGGCGTCGAAGAGCGCAACTTTCTGCCTTCGGCTGGTTTGAAGCCTGGCTTTCTCGCCTTCACGCAGCCCAAGAAGCTGGACGAGAACCCGGCGCAGGAACACGGCGTGCAGGTGGCGCTGTATCCCGATCCGCGCTGGGATCGCCGCGATATCAAGACGGTGATGCTGCTGGGTCAGGTGCGCGTCAAGCAGCAGGCCCGGCTGGACGGTTTCGACGATGTCTGGATGTTCGAGGATGGATGCGTGACGGAAGGGGCCTCGTCAAGCGCATTCATCGTCACGCAGGACGGAACGATTGTCACCCGCCCCAATTCGACGGCGATCCTGCCCGGCTGCACGCGTCAGTCGGTCATGGCGCTGGCCACCGCGCATGGCATGCGGGTCGAGGAGCGGGAAATCGCGCTGGAAGAAATTTCAGGGGTGGCCGAGGCCTTTCTGACCAGTGCCTCCAGCCTGGTGCAACCGGTCGTCCGTGTGGGACAGGACCGGATCGGCGACGGCGTGCCGGGGCCCGTGACCCGGCGCCTGCAGCACTTGTATCTTGATGCCGCGCGCCGCGGCGAACGCGTCACCTAG